The following are encoded together in the Corythoichthys intestinalis isolate RoL2023-P3 unplaced genomic scaffold, ASM3026506v1 HiC_scaffold_23, whole genome shotgun sequence genome:
- the LOC130911148 gene encoding claudin-4-like has translation MALEELGIVLAMLGLAGTVMICALPMWKVTAFIGTRLVVMQVFWEGLWMTCVSEYTGQMQCKLYDALLDLSPELQAARGLVCVGMVLGCLGFLVFLVGARCTKCLNHPRIKARVVVVSGLIFGLAGLAPMVAVSWTANSVIKDFYNPRVPEGLKREMGAAIYIGFIASALLLCGGGFLCASGPPSRGAIRSNAYAPAGTRADNSYGIKNYV, from the coding sequence ATGGCTCTTGAGGAGCTGGGCATTGTCCTAGCaatgttgggtctggctgggacCGTGATGATCTGCGCCCTGCCCATGTGGAAGGTAACGGCCTTCATCGGAACCCGCCTGGTGGTCATGCAGGTGTTTTGGGAGGGTCTGTGGATGACGTGCGTCAGCGAGTACACGGGACAGATGCAGTGCAAGCTCTACGACGCCTTGCTAGACCTGTCCCCCGAGCTGCAGGCGGCTCGTGGATTGGTCTGCGTCGGCATGGTTCTCGGGTGCTTAGGCTTTCTGGTTTTCCTCGTGGGCGCACGGTGTACCAAGTGCCTGAACCACCCGCGCATCAAGGCACGAGTGGTTGTCGTTTCCGGACTCATCTTTGGACTAGCGGGCCTCGCACCCATGGTGGCCGTGTCTTGGACGGCTAACAGCGTGATCAAAGACTTTTACAACCCACGCGTCCCTGAAGGGCTTAAACGGGAAATGGGGGCGGCCATTTATATCGGCTTCATTGCATCGGCGTTGCTACTCTGCGGAGGAGGTTTTCTGTGTGCAAGTGGGCCACCGTCCAGGGGTGCAATCCGTTCCAATGCGTACGCCCCAGCGGGGACGCGTGCTGACAACAGCTATGGTATCAAAAACTATGTTTAG
- the LOC130911147 gene encoding claudin-4-like, whose translation MRRHLELAGLGLALSGWLCAILTRCTALWTVIGTVDNSTASLPVYWDGAWLEWNHWDLLQDGQLHCSFYQSLLSLSGSFRTWRALIMAAVGAGAFATLVGAAGVMWFPKRGQVKVFSGAAYILSGVLILIPTAWTCHHTSQPLEGATHLKRDWGPALYLGWVAFGLMMVGGAVLTTLCPTTEEVSTRAIEGPTPPYPEDEVMHPLSSINRATFTHNQYQHRSMPV comes from the exons ATGCGCAGGCATCTGGAGCTGGCAGGCCTTGGTTTGGCCCTTTCCGGGTGGCTCTGCGCCATTTTGACCCGCTGCACGGCCTTGTGGACGGTGATCGGCACCGTGGACAACTCCACCGCTAGTCTGCCGGTCTATTGGGACGGGGCTTGGCTGGAATGGAACCACTGGGACCTGCTCCAAGACGGTCAGCTGCACTGCTCCTTTTATCAGTCGTTATTGTCGCTTTCTGGAAGCTTCCGAACATGGAGGGCACTCATCATGGCGGCGGTGGGTGCCGGGGCTTTTGCCACGTTGGTGGGCGCAGCTGGTGTCATGTGGTTCCCAAAACGGGGTCAG GTCAAGGTGTTCTCCGGGGCAGCGTACATCTTATCAGGAGTCCTGATTCTGATTCCAACCGCCTGGACCTGCCACCACACCAGCCAGCCGCTGGAGGGAGCGACGCACCTGAAAAGGGACTGGGGACCGGCGCTTTACTTGGGATGGGTCGCCTTTGGGCTCATGATGGTTGGTGGGGCCGTGCTCACCACGCTGTGTCCCACCACTGAGGAGGTATCAACCAGGGCTATTGAAGGTCCGACACCTCCATACCCTGAGGATGAGGTGATGCACCCCCTCAGCAGTATCAACAGGGCCACCTTTACACATAACCAGTACCAACATAGATCCATGCCCGTCTGA
- the LOC130911146 gene encoding ribosome maturation protein SBDS-like → MSNIFTPTNQIRLTNVAVVRMKKGGKRFEIACYKNKVLSWRSGAEKDLDEVLQTNSVFVNVSKGQVAKKDDLVKAFGTDNLTEICKLILAKGELQVSDKERQCQLETMFRDIATIVADKCVNPDTKRPYTVSLIERGMKDIHYSVNTNKSTKQQALEVIKQLKETMQIQRAHMRLRLLLPGKEAKRLKEKVKPLLQVIESEDFEENLEIVCLVDPGCYRELGELIRCETKGRGSVEVISLKDVEEGDEKL, encoded by the exons ATGTCCAACATATTCACACCGACGAACCAAATACGCCTCACGAACGTGGCGGTGGTGCGGATGAAGAAAGGAGGTAAACGCTTCGAAATTGCTTGCTACAAGAACAAAGTTCTCAGCTGGCGTTCTGGGGC GGAGAAAGATCTGGATGAGGTTTTGCAGACAAATTCAGTTTTCGTCAATGTCTCTAAAGGGCAGGTGGCTAAAAAGGACGATTTGGTCAAAGCTTTCGGCACAGATAACCTGACAGAAATCTGCAAGCTG ATTCTAGCCAAAGGGGAGCTTCAGGTGTCAGACAAGGAGCGGCAGTGTCAGCTGGAGACTATGTTCAGGGACATCGCCACCATAGTTGCAGACAAGTGCGTTAACCCCGACACCAAGAGGCCGTACACTGTCAGCCTGATCGAGCGCGGCATGAAGGATATCCATTATTCGGTCAACACTAACAAGAGCACCAAGCAGCAG GCGCTGGAGGTGATCAAGCAGCTAAAGGAAACCATGCAGATCCAGCGGGCCCACATGAGGCTGCGGCTCCTGCTCCCGGGCAAAGAGGCCAAGCGGCTCAAGGAGAAGGTCAAACCTCTCCTACAGGTCATCGAGAGCGAAGACTTTGAAGAAAACCTTGAGATT GTGTGTCTGGTGGATCCTGGCTGCTACAGGGAGCTCGGCGAGCTGATTCGCTGTGAAACCAAAGGTCGAGGCTCTGTGGAGGTCATCAGTCTGAAGGATGTGGAGGAAGGTGACGAGAAGCTGTAA